Proteins from one Stegostoma tigrinum isolate sSteTig4 chromosome 17, sSteTig4.hap1, whole genome shotgun sequence genomic window:
- the e2f8 gene encoding transcription factor E2F8 isoform X1: MTSICLNLSESLNTADRNGNPEEEVTEINQRGNIFLEPHKKATKTPLKQQLSTSHSLLGAIKPDLGAMTTPTKLQESPVGEPWTPTANLKMLISAASPEIRSREKKKQELLVDDDLTSETNENLQDQLSGEEFEKFHPSRKEKSLGLLCYRFLARYPDYPNPALNNDICLDEVAAELNVERRRIYDIVNVLESLHMVSRLAKNRYLWHGRHNLAHTLGTLKNVGEDQKYAEQMLHIKKKGFELHENYIKEPLREQNSTSVSEVKSKEMYFVELPGMEFRAASVNGRKDKSLRVMSQKFVMLFLVSKPRVVSLDTAAKILIGDDQKVDLDHSKFKTKIRRLYDIANVLTSLELIKKVHVTEVRGRKPAFKWIGPEAFPDLIDIKPITLTTSAAPNSQLSKISKETFAKNLFPASNTKQGFTRHASLNHLLENLENNQRKISSAPTSPVGKVYSDSSKAGLYPSKMDQLATICKLQLEAQSNLNASKLITSPLKPSSSQEKSKLDHPPGLVEPAQFTGVNSTIFPQVKPTLQPLGVFPLMHGQYSSVLPVMLPQSQSGGSYTIYLQPSQPGNLTAHSSSFVQSISLATEQQIVNANDSKSRNHTNKRTAETCADMPETHVDIQNSKAAKHDNVPEWCLKQPCTCDLSDVLHSKEGNKPIESQLTKDSDSFKGSSSNKDELFEIHQAKLKARRSLITNRVSPRALHLDPEFINAPEDKSLGCEKLEHSVECYLENEEKSGIIVSEGKAATVKAVPVAIAFPALHPVSETVIPSGYLIPLPQQASFNTSRNGSPEIKNKCVPSPEHQLYHSPLSGIASMTTSEYSPANFSATHVTPLKLPYPVAVASSVASLPIASQANVTSFTSSGHHFPVHSPSPGILNFTLQNLGLINPGVHFSVSQGPTMTTAPPEQASPLTGNINLQQGKMIFVKPVSPQHQLNGQPVALISIQQPNVPATPEGAQSVNRESFFRTPGGPLSASIPSSVPAIITNSNNKSPAGNLPLPQRKLEVCTEDFQ; the protein is encoded by the exons ATGACAAGCATTTGTTTAAATCTAAGCGAAAGCTTGAATACTGCTGATAGAAATGGAAATCCTGAAGAAGAAGTTACAGAAATCAACCAAAGA ggaaatatatttttggaACCACATAAAAAGGCTACAAAAACTCCACTGAAGCAACAATTGTCTACCTCGCATTCATTATTGGGAGCAATTAAACCAGACTTGGGAGCCATGACGACACCAACAAAGCTTCAGGAATCACCTGTTGGAGAGCCATGGACACCTACCGCTAATTTGAAAATGTTAATCAGCGCAGCTAGTCCAGAGATTAGGagcagagaaaagaagaaacaGGAGCTACTTGTGGATGATGATCTTACTTCAGAGACTAATGAGAATTTACAG GATCAATTGTCTGGGGAAGAATTTGAGAAATTTCATCCAAGTCGCAAAGAAAAAAGCCTGGGTTTGTTGTGCTATAGATTCCTGGCACGATACCCTGATTATCCCAACCCTGCACTGAACAACGATATATGTTTGGATGAAGTAGCAGCAGAATTGA ATGTTGAACGTAGGCGTATCTATGATATTGTGAATGTTCTAGAAAGCTTGCATATGGTCAGCCGCCTTGCTAAGAATCGGTACCTGTGGCATGGTCGCCACAATCTTGCACACACACTGGGAACATTGAAGAATGTTGGTGAAGATCAAAAATATGCAGAACAGATGTTGCATATTAAGAAGAAAGGATTTGAGTTACATGAAAACTATATAAAAGAGCCACTACGTGAGCAAAATTCAACCAGTGTCAGTGAGGTGAAATCTAAAGAAATGTATTTTGTGGAACTTCCTGGAATGGAATTTAGAGCAG CCTCAGTGAATGGACGGAAGGACAAATCCCTGAGAGTAATGAGTCAGAAATTTGTCATGTTATTCCTGGTATCGAAACCCCGAGTGGTTAGTCTCGACACTGCTGCTAAAATTCTAATTGGCGATGACCAGAAAGTGGATCTGGATCACAGCAAGTTTAAGA CTAAAATCAGACGACTCTACGATATCGCTAATGTTCTCACCAGCCTTGAACTTATAAAGAAAGTACATGTAACGGAGGTGAGAGGGCGGAAGCCAGCATTTAAATGGATTGGACCAGAGGCATTCCCAGACCTAATTG ACATAAAACCGATTACTCTGACTACCTCAGCTGCACCTAATTCTCAATTGTCAAAGATTTCAAAAGAAACATTTGCCAAGAATCTATTCCCTGCATCGAACACTAAACAAGGCTTCACCCGCCATGCATCTTTGAACCACTTATTAGAAAATCTGGAGAATAACCAGAGGAAGATCAGCTCTGCACCAACCAGCCCAGTTGGCAAAGTTTACA GTGATTCATCTAAAGCTGGGTTATATCCAAGTAAAATGGACCAGCTTGCTACAATCTGTAAACTTCAGTTGGAAGCACAATCTAA tctGAATGCCAGTAAACTCATAACCTCACCATTAAAACCATCTTCCTCACAAGAGAAATCAAAACTTGATCATCCTCCTGGACTTGTGGAACCAGCACAATTTACTGGAGTTAATTCAACCATattccctcaggttaaaccaacatTGCAGCCTCTTGGGGTCTTTCCTTTGATGCACGGACAATATTCTTCTGTTTTACCAGTGATGTTACCTCAAAGCCAATCTGGTGGATCATATACAATTTATTTACAACCTTCACAGCCAGGAAACCTGACTGCACATTCATCTAGCTTTGTACAGTCTATATCCTTGGCCACCGAGCAACAAATTGTAAATGCTAATGATTCAAAGTCAAGGAACCACACCAATAAACGGACTGCTGAAACTTGTGCTGATATGCCAGAAACACATGTTGACATCCAGAATAGTAAAGCAGCCAAACATGATAATGTTCCTGAGTGGTGCCTGAAGCAACCCTGTACTTGTGACCTCAGTGATGTTCTGCATTCCAAAGAGGGAAATAAACCCATTGAGAGCCAACTAACAAAAGATTCTGATTCATTCAAG GGCTCTTCATCAAACAAAGATGAGCTTTTTGAGATTCATCAGGCAAAGCTAAAGGCTCGCAGAAGCCTCATAACTAATCGGGTTTCCCCAAGGGCTTTGCATCTTGACCCAGAGTTCATCAATGCCCCAGAAGACAAGAGTCTTGGCTGTGAAAAACTAGAGCACAGTGTTGAATGTTACCTTGAGAATGAAGAGAAGAGTGGGATTATTGTGTCAGAAGGAAAAGCTGCCACAGTGAAGGCTGTTCCAGTGGCAATTGCATTTCCTGCCCTTCATCCTGTTTCTGAG ACTGTAATACCATCAGGATACCTCATCCCATTGCCACAGCAGGCATCTTTCAATACTTCAAGGAATGGGTCTcctgaaataaaaaataaatgtgTCCCCTCCCCAGAGCATCAACTTTACCATTCACCATTATCAG GTATTGCATCGATGACTACTTCAGAATATTCACCAGCTAATTTCTCTGCTACACATGTAACCCCTCTGAAATTGCCTTATCCAGTGGCAGTAGCTTCTTCTGTTGCTTCTCTTCCTATCGCAAGCCAAGCCAACGTCACATCCTTCACTTCTTCAGGTCATCACTTTCCTGTTCACAGTCCCAGCCCAGGAATTCTGAATTTCACACTGCAGAATCTTGGCTTGATCAATCCTGGTGTACACTTTTCAGTGAGTCAAGGGCCTACAATGACAACTGCTCCTCCTGAACAAGCTAGTCCTCTCACAGGAAACATCAATCTACAACAAGGAAAAATGATTTTTGTTAAACCAGTTTCTCCTCAGCATCAGCTGAATGGACAACCTGTAGCGTTGATTAGCATACAACAG
- the e2f8 gene encoding transcription factor E2F8 isoform X2, translating to MTTPTKLQESPVGEPWTPTANLKMLISAASPEIRSREKKKQELLVDDDLTSETNENLQDQLSGEEFEKFHPSRKEKSLGLLCYRFLARYPDYPNPALNNDICLDEVAAELNVERRRIYDIVNVLESLHMVSRLAKNRYLWHGRHNLAHTLGTLKNVGEDQKYAEQMLHIKKKGFELHENYIKEPLREQNSTSVSEVKSKEMYFVELPGMEFRAASVNGRKDKSLRVMSQKFVMLFLVSKPRVVSLDTAAKILIGDDQKVDLDHSKFKTKIRRLYDIANVLTSLELIKKVHVTEVRGRKPAFKWIGPEAFPDLIDIKPITLTTSAAPNSQLSKISKETFAKNLFPASNTKQGFTRHASLNHLLENLENNQRKISSAPTSPVGKVYSDSSKAGLYPSKMDQLATICKLQLEAQSNLNASKLITSPLKPSSSQEKSKLDHPPGLVEPAQFTGVNSTIFPQVKPTLQPLGVFPLMHGQYSSVLPVMLPQSQSGGSYTIYLQPSQPGNLTAHSSSFVQSISLATEQQIVNANDSKSRNHTNKRTAETCADMPETHVDIQNSKAAKHDNVPEWCLKQPCTCDLSDVLHSKEGNKPIESQLTKDSDSFKGSSSNKDELFEIHQAKLKARRSLITNRVSPRALHLDPEFINAPEDKSLGCEKLEHSVECYLENEEKSGIIVSEGKAATVKAVPVAIAFPALHPVSETVIPSGYLIPLPQQASFNTSRNGSPEIKNKCVPSPEHQLYHSPLSGIASMTTSEYSPANFSATHVTPLKLPYPVAVASSVASLPIASQANVTSFTSSGHHFPVHSPSPGILNFTLQNLGLINPGVHFSVSQGPTMTTAPPEQASPLTGNINLQQGKMIFVKPVSPQHQLNGQPVALISIQQPNVPATPEGAQSVNRESFFRTPGGPLSASIPSSVPAIITNSNNKSPAGNLPLPQRKLEVCTEDFQ from the exons ATGACGACACCAACAAAGCTTCAGGAATCACCTGTTGGAGAGCCATGGACACCTACCGCTAATTTGAAAATGTTAATCAGCGCAGCTAGTCCAGAGATTAGGagcagagaaaagaagaaacaGGAGCTACTTGTGGATGATGATCTTACTTCAGAGACTAATGAGAATTTACAG GATCAATTGTCTGGGGAAGAATTTGAGAAATTTCATCCAAGTCGCAAAGAAAAAAGCCTGGGTTTGTTGTGCTATAGATTCCTGGCACGATACCCTGATTATCCCAACCCTGCACTGAACAACGATATATGTTTGGATGAAGTAGCAGCAGAATTGA ATGTTGAACGTAGGCGTATCTATGATATTGTGAATGTTCTAGAAAGCTTGCATATGGTCAGCCGCCTTGCTAAGAATCGGTACCTGTGGCATGGTCGCCACAATCTTGCACACACACTGGGAACATTGAAGAATGTTGGTGAAGATCAAAAATATGCAGAACAGATGTTGCATATTAAGAAGAAAGGATTTGAGTTACATGAAAACTATATAAAAGAGCCACTACGTGAGCAAAATTCAACCAGTGTCAGTGAGGTGAAATCTAAAGAAATGTATTTTGTGGAACTTCCTGGAATGGAATTTAGAGCAG CCTCAGTGAATGGACGGAAGGACAAATCCCTGAGAGTAATGAGTCAGAAATTTGTCATGTTATTCCTGGTATCGAAACCCCGAGTGGTTAGTCTCGACACTGCTGCTAAAATTCTAATTGGCGATGACCAGAAAGTGGATCTGGATCACAGCAAGTTTAAGA CTAAAATCAGACGACTCTACGATATCGCTAATGTTCTCACCAGCCTTGAACTTATAAAGAAAGTACATGTAACGGAGGTGAGAGGGCGGAAGCCAGCATTTAAATGGATTGGACCAGAGGCATTCCCAGACCTAATTG ACATAAAACCGATTACTCTGACTACCTCAGCTGCACCTAATTCTCAATTGTCAAAGATTTCAAAAGAAACATTTGCCAAGAATCTATTCCCTGCATCGAACACTAAACAAGGCTTCACCCGCCATGCATCTTTGAACCACTTATTAGAAAATCTGGAGAATAACCAGAGGAAGATCAGCTCTGCACCAACCAGCCCAGTTGGCAAAGTTTACA GTGATTCATCTAAAGCTGGGTTATATCCAAGTAAAATGGACCAGCTTGCTACAATCTGTAAACTTCAGTTGGAAGCACAATCTAA tctGAATGCCAGTAAACTCATAACCTCACCATTAAAACCATCTTCCTCACAAGAGAAATCAAAACTTGATCATCCTCCTGGACTTGTGGAACCAGCACAATTTACTGGAGTTAATTCAACCATattccctcaggttaaaccaacatTGCAGCCTCTTGGGGTCTTTCCTTTGATGCACGGACAATATTCTTCTGTTTTACCAGTGATGTTACCTCAAAGCCAATCTGGTGGATCATATACAATTTATTTACAACCTTCACAGCCAGGAAACCTGACTGCACATTCATCTAGCTTTGTACAGTCTATATCCTTGGCCACCGAGCAACAAATTGTAAATGCTAATGATTCAAAGTCAAGGAACCACACCAATAAACGGACTGCTGAAACTTGTGCTGATATGCCAGAAACACATGTTGACATCCAGAATAGTAAAGCAGCCAAACATGATAATGTTCCTGAGTGGTGCCTGAAGCAACCCTGTACTTGTGACCTCAGTGATGTTCTGCATTCCAAAGAGGGAAATAAACCCATTGAGAGCCAACTAACAAAAGATTCTGATTCATTCAAG GGCTCTTCATCAAACAAAGATGAGCTTTTTGAGATTCATCAGGCAAAGCTAAAGGCTCGCAGAAGCCTCATAACTAATCGGGTTTCCCCAAGGGCTTTGCATCTTGACCCAGAGTTCATCAATGCCCCAGAAGACAAGAGTCTTGGCTGTGAAAAACTAGAGCACAGTGTTGAATGTTACCTTGAGAATGAAGAGAAGAGTGGGATTATTGTGTCAGAAGGAAAAGCTGCCACAGTGAAGGCTGTTCCAGTGGCAATTGCATTTCCTGCCCTTCATCCTGTTTCTGAG ACTGTAATACCATCAGGATACCTCATCCCATTGCCACAGCAGGCATCTTTCAATACTTCAAGGAATGGGTCTcctgaaataaaaaataaatgtgTCCCCTCCCCAGAGCATCAACTTTACCATTCACCATTATCAG GTATTGCATCGATGACTACTTCAGAATATTCACCAGCTAATTTCTCTGCTACACATGTAACCCCTCTGAAATTGCCTTATCCAGTGGCAGTAGCTTCTTCTGTTGCTTCTCTTCCTATCGCAAGCCAAGCCAACGTCACATCCTTCACTTCTTCAGGTCATCACTTTCCTGTTCACAGTCCCAGCCCAGGAATTCTGAATTTCACACTGCAGAATCTTGGCTTGATCAATCCTGGTGTACACTTTTCAGTGAGTCAAGGGCCTACAATGACAACTGCTCCTCCTGAACAAGCTAGTCCTCTCACAGGAAACATCAATCTACAACAAGGAAAAATGATTTTTGTTAAACCAGTTTCTCCTCAGCATCAGCTGAATGGACAACCTGTAGCGTTGATTAGCATACAACAG